One Flavobacterium sp. 90 DNA segment encodes these proteins:
- the dndD gene encoding DNA sulfur modification protein DndD, with protein MKINKIKFQNFRIYKGENEILFAPNASKNISIIAGKNGFGKTTFLTSLIWVFYGKMMSEVEDKYKKDIKNAGGYEKFIKSLLNREVKTDYENSGKINPVFSVEIELKDILIPSIPCKSVVIKRSYNLKTDIEDLSIKIDGLENELTKEVGFEVFINDFILPREIAKFFFFDAEKIVSLAEAKSKAELKNLSKAYSEVLGIKKYEDLKKNLETLLTKLRRNGASQVEQTKLFELTDTEAELTELIDFNQEKRNNIDREIANHRLNSDNIQEKLIREGNGITLEELQKMKSERDILKQESIEIKNKLKKLMDIAPLVIAGKKLVQLKEQLDFEQNANNNSLDKVALVEELNSFSTVLLKKLEALNLDSKAKSKVEEALKQTISEKKIIKQSSTGKILLDYTTEQFRNFEAVLNNIKGAFSSQFSSVVQEEKNNRIYLSRIYQQIKQAEARKDNPLAKKLREEKKESEDKINVLTLNKGKLIEEYDSLNTRLTSTRKVLSEYEKNFKLIETDQKKFEVTEKLLAKINTIIQKIKEDKKYSLQKSIMLGLKKIMHKNDFIYNVRVNVVDDVMDIDLLDKNNEIIDKDSLSKGEQQLYATALLKALVDESGIKFPVFIDSPLQKFDKYHSKNIIKEFYPAISEQVVLFPLLEKELSELEYDYLKPNVNKVFVIENHNNGSSFKPYAVDQLFTHLKQEQDVYAN; from the coding sequence ATGAAAATAAATAAAATAAAATTCCAGAACTTCAGAATTTATAAAGGAGAAAATGAAATACTTTTTGCTCCAAACGCTTCTAAAAACATTAGTATCATTGCTGGTAAGAATGGCTTTGGTAAGACCACTTTTTTGACCTCTCTTATTTGGGTTTTTTACGGAAAAATGATGAGCGAGGTTGAAGATAAATATAAGAAAGATATCAAAAATGCAGGTGGTTATGAAAAGTTTATCAAATCACTTTTAAATAGAGAAGTTAAAACAGATTATGAGAATAGCGGAAAAATTAATCCCGTATTTTCTGTTGAGATAGAATTGAAAGACATTTTAATTCCTTCTATCCCTTGTAAATCAGTTGTAATAAAAAGATCATATAATTTAAAAACTGATATTGAAGATTTAAGTATTAAGATTGACGGCCTAGAGAATGAATTAACAAAAGAGGTTGGTTTTGAAGTCTTTATAAATGATTTTATATTACCTCGCGAAATTGCTAAATTCTTCTTTTTTGACGCTGAGAAAATAGTATCATTAGCAGAAGCAAAATCAAAAGCCGAATTAAAGAATTTAAGTAAAGCATATTCCGAAGTTTTAGGAATTAAAAAATATGAAGATCTAAAGAAGAATCTGGAAACTTTACTAACCAAACTTCGCAGAAATGGTGCGTCACAAGTAGAACAAACTAAACTATTTGAACTGACTGATACAGAAGCTGAACTAACTGAATTAATTGATTTCAATCAAGAAAAGAGAAATAATATTGACCGTGAAATTGCAAATCACAGATTAAACAGCGATAATATACAAGAAAAGTTAATTCGTGAAGGAAATGGTATTACCCTGGAAGAACTTCAAAAAATGAAGTCTGAAAGAGATATTTTAAAACAAGAATCAATCGAGATTAAAAACAAACTGAAAAAACTAATGGATATTGCTCCGTTAGTAATAGCAGGTAAGAAATTAGTACAGCTTAAAGAGCAATTAGATTTTGAACAAAATGCCAACAATAATTCACTAGACAAAGTAGCTTTAGTTGAAGAATTAAATTCATTTTCAACTGTTTTATTAAAAAAATTAGAAGCTTTAAATTTGGATAGTAAAGCTAAATCTAAAGTTGAAGAAGCACTTAAACAGACTATTTCAGAGAAAAAAATAATAAAACAATCTAGTACAGGTAAAATACTATTAGATTATACAACGGAACAATTTAGAAATTTTGAGGCCGTTTTAAATAATATCAAAGGCGCTTTTTCAAGCCAATTTAGTTCTGTTGTACAGGAAGAGAAAAATAATAGAATTTACCTTTCTAGAATTTATCAACAAATTAAACAGGCAGAAGCTCGAAAAGACAATCCTCTAGCGAAAAAATTACGTGAAGAAAAAAAAGAATCAGAAGATAAGATCAATGTTTTAACTCTTAATAAAGGAAAATTGATTGAAGAATATGACAGTTTAAATACTAGATTAACTTCAACAAGAAAAGTATTATCAGAGTACGAAAAGAATTTTAAATTAATTGAAACAGATCAAAAGAAATTTGAAGTAACAGAAAAACTACTTGCAAAAATTAATACAATTATTCAGAAAATTAAAGAAGACAAAAAGTATTCATTGCAAAAATCTATTATGCTTGGTCTTAAAAAAATTATGCACAAAAATGACTTTATTTACAATGTTCGGGTAAATGTAGTTGATGATGTTATGGATATTGATTTGTTGGACAAAAACAATGAAATAATAGATAAAGACTCTTTATCTAAAGGAGAACAACAACTATACGCTACAGCTTTATTAAAAGCCTTGGTGGATGAATCCGGAATCAAATTCCCAGTATTTATTGATAGTCCATTACAGAAGTTTGATAAATATCATTCTAAAAATATTATCAAAGAATTTTATCCGGCTATTTCAGAGCAAGTAGTACTATTTCCATTATTAGAAAAAGAATTATCAGAATTGGAATATGATTATTTAAAACCAAACGTGAATAAGGTTTTTGTTATCGAAAATCATAACAATGGTTCTAGCTTTAAGCCATATGCTGTTGACCAATTATTTACACACTTAAAACAAGAGCAAGATGTTTACGCAAATTAA
- a CDS encoding class I SAM-dependent methyltransferase: MHNLKETTIKSYNKTASEYQKVVSSFELLPEINEFILKVNKGGEILDLGCGPGHHALFFSNNDFSVTGIDLSSEMIELAKKASVKSNFKIMDILTLDFQKASFDGIWASASLLHIPKNKITPVLQKLKEILIKDGILYISLKQGNGSELFTDIRYGGVDKYYVYYQLEEIENILKKIGFKILKIELKGKRTTYDTNSWIHIFCKNI; encoded by the coding sequence ATGCATAATTTAAAAGAAACAACTATTAAGAGCTATAACAAAACAGCTTCTGAATATCAAAAAGTTGTATCAAGTTTTGAATTATTACCTGAAATAAACGAATTTATTCTTAAAGTTAATAAAGGAGGAGAAATTTTAGATTTAGGTTGTGGTCCCGGTCATCATGCCCTTTTTTTTTCAAATAATGACTTTAGCGTTACAGGAATTGACTTGTCTTCTGAGATGATTGAATTAGCTAAAAAGGCATCGGTTAAAAGTAATTTTAAAATCATGGATATTTTAACTTTAGATTTTCAGAAAGCTAGTTTTGATGGGATATGGGCCTCAGCAAGCTTACTACACATTCCTAAAAATAAAATCACTCCAGTTTTGCAAAAATTAAAAGAAATATTAATAAAAGATGGAATTCTTTATATTTCCTTAAAACAAGGCAACGGTTCTGAGTTATTTACAGATATTAGATATGGCGGTGTAGATAAGTACTATGTGTATTATCAACTTGAAGAAATAGAAAACATCTTAAAAAAGATTGGTTTCAAAATCCTTAAAATTGAATTGAAAGGAAAACGTACTACTTATGATACAAACTCCTGGATACACATTTTCTGCAAAAACATATAA
- a CDS encoding DndE family protein, with translation MFTQIKTSKENKEVVALLTRKLGLGTENVIARIAYTYSLSQDKKLNLNDIKDAGGKEYSKSVLFGDYYDIYLGLLCVHYGLYKTDKDIGRYIKMHVDNGLQLLNDEVNNRSNIDGFDFLTEKISKNIHFL, from the coding sequence ATGTTTACGCAAATTAAAACCAGTAAAGAAAATAAAGAAGTGGTAGCCTTGTTAACTCGTAAGCTAGGTTTAGGAACTGAAAATGTAATTGCAAGAATTGCCTATACTTATTCTTTGTCTCAAGATAAAAAATTAAATTTAAACGACATCAAAGATGCTGGAGGGAAAGAATATTCTAAATCAGTTCTTTTTGGGGATTATTATGATATTTATCTTGGTCTACTTTGCGTGCATTATGGCTTATATAAAACAGATAAAGATATTGGGCGATATATAAAAATGCATGTAGATAACGGATTGCAACTTTTAAATGATGAAGTTAATAATCGTTCCAATATTGATGGTTTCGATTTTTTGACAGAAAAAATTTCAAAAAACATTCATTTTCTTTAA
- the dndC gene encoding DNA phosphorothioation system sulfurtransferase DndC produces MTPIKSKRIEAVIDEIIDQYAYADQSDRPWIIGFSGGKDSTVLLTLVWIALLRIRENLPFPFQLKRPVYVVCNDTMVENPIISNYVDDVLSKISEEARNQNLPIFVKKTVPKLEETFWINVIGKGYPVPNNAFRWCTDKLKIRPTSSFLLEQIDEKGEAIVLLGTRYEESAARERSMKKHEVTGNRLSKHNSTANTYVYPPIRDLMLEEVWYIINAVPSPWGFDNSILFKIYADASADDYECPTVVVNKEHSSCGQSRFGCWTCTVVKNDKSMTALVDNGQNWMEPLLAFRNRLVEGRNISENRMDVRRNNQTAVREDGTNNGTYTWEYRYRILKDLLLVQKEIQVERPHVTLINNQELIAIQVTWNRDGYFDHTVGDLYKEIYNKEISTNNIKSLDDTERRILREVCEEEPGYYHLIDNLIALQETKTLMISKYGLHNDVEKRIESFVNENGL; encoded by the coding sequence ATGACTCCTATAAAAAGTAAAAGAATTGAGGCTGTAATAGATGAAATAATTGATCAGTATGCATATGCAGATCAATCAGATAGGCCTTGGATTATTGGTTTTAGTGGAGGAAAAGATTCAACAGTTTTACTTACGCTTGTTTGGATTGCCTTACTTAGAATCCGGGAAAATCTTCCTTTTCCATTTCAATTAAAAAGACCAGTTTATGTTGTTTGCAACGATACAATGGTGGAAAATCCAATCATCTCTAATTATGTTGATGATGTTCTGTCAAAAATCAGCGAAGAAGCTAGAAATCAAAACTTACCAATATTTGTAAAGAAAACAGTACCAAAATTAGAAGAAACTTTCTGGATAAATGTCATAGGCAAAGGATATCCTGTTCCCAATAATGCCTTCAGATGGTGCACAGATAAACTTAAAATAAGACCTACATCAAGTTTTCTTTTGGAACAAATAGATGAAAAAGGAGAAGCAATAGTTTTACTTGGGACTCGCTATGAAGAAAGTGCTGCCCGAGAGCGCTCAATGAAAAAACATGAAGTTACAGGTAATAGATTATCAAAGCATAACAGTACTGCTAACACATACGTCTACCCACCTATCAGAGATTTAATGCTCGAAGAAGTATGGTATATAATTAATGCCGTCCCTTCACCTTGGGGATTTGATAATTCAATCTTATTTAAAATATATGCTGATGCTAGCGCTGATGATTACGAATGTCCAACGGTAGTAGTAAATAAAGAGCACAGCTCATGCGGTCAAAGCAGATTTGGATGCTGGACATGTACAGTTGTTAAAAATGACAAATCTATGACTGCGTTGGTTGATAATGGTCAAAACTGGATGGAGCCTTTACTCGCTTTTAGAAATAGATTAGTCGAAGGTAGAAACATTTCTGAAAACAGAATGGATGTAAGAAGAAATAATCAAACTGCTGTTCGAGAAGATGGAACAAATAATGGCACATATACTTGGGAATATAGATACCGAATTTTAAAAGACTTATTATTAGTTCAAAAGGAAATTCAAGTAGAGAGACCACATGTAACATTAATTAATAACCAAGAGCTTATTGCAATACAAGTAACTTGGAATAGAGATGGATATTTTGATCATACCGTCGGTGATTTATATAAAGAAATTTACAATAAAGAAATAAGCACAAACAATATTAAATCTCTTGATGACACTGAACGTAGAATCTTGCGTGAAGTATGCGAAGAAGAGCCTGGATATTATCATCTAATTGATAACTTAATTGCCTTGCAAGAAACCAAAACATTAATGATTAGTAAGTATGGTCTTCACAATGATGTTGAAAAAAGGATTGAAAGTTTTGTAAATGAGAATGGACTATGA
- a CDS encoding 3'-5' exonuclease translates to MIVIDIETTGLDPFNHSILEIGAVDFKNPSYRFYGKCRIFEGAKVDQNALNINGYNDFEMHDINKQELKDLLLNFIKWIKPIEDKTLAGQNVDFDILFLNESLKRYNLNWIFGWRKIDLHTLIYCDYLKKGIKPTTKNELSSLGGDKIMNYVGLPAEPKPHLGINGALYEAEAFSRLIYGKLLIDEFEEYIIPSHLSN, encoded by the coding sequence ATGATTGTTATTGATATTGAAACAACAGGTTTAGATCCTTTCAACCATTCTATATTAGAAATTGGAGCAGTAGACTTTAAAAATCCATCTTATCGATTTTATGGAAAATGCAGGATATTTGAAGGTGCTAAAGTTGATCAAAATGCTCTTAATATAAATGGATATAATGATTTTGAAATGCATGATATAAATAAGCAGGAATTGAAAGATTTACTTTTAAATTTTATTAAATGGATAAAACCTATTGAAGACAAAACATTAGCTGGTCAGAATGTAGATTTTGATATTTTATTCTTAAATGAAAGTTTGAAAAGATACAATCTTAATTGGATATTTGGTTGGAGAAAAATTGACCTACATACATTAATTTATTGCGATTATTTAAAAAAAGGGATAAAACCAACAACTAAAAATGAGCTTTCAAGTTTAGGCGGTGATAAAATCATGAACTATGTTGGATTACCAGCCGAGCCTAAGCCACATTTAGGTATTAACGGTGCATTATACGAAGCTGAAGCTTTTTCAAGACTAATCTATGGTAAATTACTTATCGATGAATTTGAGGAATATATTATACCTTCTCATTTGTCTAATTAA
- a CDS encoding RNA-binding domain-containing protein — MNSETFKSQILIKRPRYANSRIPIIQAFANKGQSKSDYSQFGPIYELYIYAFILGLKRNLKLPLPNRNLTTEFIEVGKWKRDSTLVDFLLMIIFSHCEEIGFTWNELEDMEETQLNVVINDIITFIESYANGGLEYLQKEYEQNNLLNSPYMFVDLLAESCGKMLEHEISTTLEVEEVDEDLVRSTVKLIEQGETSNTEFKSTLRVNLHTNQPDDKMELSCIKTLAGFMNTKSGTLLIGVSDTKEMLGLDTDFKSFGNKHDLLDEFQKHLDNLIEKYMGNSAFAALTLYFPEIEGQMICRLDVDFRKNGPIFVKNKGAEEFYIRRSASTKALNPSEMMAYIENHWD, encoded by the coding sequence ATGAATTCAGAAACTTTCAAAAGTCAAATTTTAATTAAAAGACCAAGATACGCTAACAGTAGAATCCCTATCATCCAAGCTTTTGCGAATAAAGGTCAGTCTAAGTCTGATTATAGCCAATTTGGTCCAATATATGAATTATATATATATGCATTCATTTTAGGGCTAAAGCGAAATTTAAAATTGCCGTTACCTAATAGAAACTTAACTACGGAATTTATTGAAGTAGGAAAGTGGAAAAGGGACTCAACTCTTGTTGATTTCTTGTTAATGATAATATTTTCGCATTGCGAAGAAATCGGCTTTACTTGGAATGAGTTGGAAGATATGGAAGAAACACAACTCAATGTTGTCATAAATGATATTATAACATTTATTGAAAGCTATGCAAATGGCGGCTTGGAATATCTTCAAAAAGAATACGAACAAAATAATCTGCTGAATAGCCCATATATGTTTGTTGACCTGCTTGCCGAAAGTTGTGGAAAAATGTTAGAACACGAAATTTCTACAACATTAGAAGTTGAGGAAGTAGATGAAGATTTAGTTAGATCTACTGTCAAATTAATAGAACAGGGGGAAACTTCAAACACAGAATTCAAATCAACGCTGAGAGTAAATTTACATACAAATCAACCAGATGATAAAATGGAGTTATCTTGTATTAAAACTTTAGCGGGCTTTATGAATACAAAAAGTGGAACATTATTAATTGGAGTTTCAGATACAAAAGAAATGCTTGGATTAGATACAGATTTTAAATCATTTGGGAATAAACACGATTTATTAGACGAGTTTCAAAAACACTTAGATAACCTAATTGAAAAATATATGGGTAATTCCGCATTTGCTGCATTAACATTATATTTTCCAGAAATAGAAGGACAAATGATTTGCAGATTAGATGTAGATTTTAGAAAAAATGGGCCAATATTCGTTAAAAATAAGGGAGCAGAAGAATTCTATATAAGACGTTCTGCATCAACAAAAGCATTAAATCCAAGTGAGATGATGGCTTACATAGAAAATCATTGGGATTAA